In the Candidatus Latescibacter sp. genome, GGGATTATCACAGCTATGAGCTTACCGCTCGCCGGATTTGCCTGTGGAGCAATGACTGCCCCGGCGCCGTATTGCGGGGTGTTGGAAATGGTGAGGGCGAATATTTGCCTGGTGAATTCCCTGCCGTTGATCTGAAGGTTTACTTTCTCCGCGGGCTTAGTAAAATAATTTTTCACAGCGAGGAAAAAGTAGTCTAACACCCGGCGTTTGCTTCCCTTCTTCCTGTTAAAATCGAGTGCAATATTGGCGTCGAAACCAATACCGGCAGTGGAAACAAAAATGTGCGATGCAACCTTGCCGGTATCAATAGCAATCGTTTTATGGGCATCGAATATCCTGATCAGACTATCCATGTCGAAGGGTATATCAAGACCTCGCGCCAGTCCGTTCCCGGTACCGAGAGGGATAATACCCAGGGGAACTTTCTGGCCGATAAGTCCGGAAGCCACGTCGTTCACCGTACCGTCGCCTCCCGCTGCAAAAACCGCATCATACCCTTCAAGCACTGCCCGTGAGGAATGCTTTTTCCCAAGTCCGGGCTTCAAGATATAGGTGATATCGGCGCTTCCCCCTTTTTTC is a window encoding:
- a CDS encoding YegS/Rv2252/BmrU family lipid kinase — translated: MRVLIIANPLVGIDKEKRKIVEGIASHIGKKGGSADITYILKPGLGKKHSSRAVLEGYDAVFAAGGDGTVNDVASGLIGQKVPLGIIPLGTGNGLARGLDIPFDMDSLIRIFDAHKTIAIDTGKVASHIFVSTAGIGFDANIALDFNRKKGSKRRVLDYFFLAVKNYFTKPAEKVNLQINGREFTRQIFALTISNTPQYGAGAVIAPQANPASGKLIAVIIPKFSIFKAPGAIKRLFDGSVQELKELEYHEFQSLRIQREKPGIFHVDGEVFSGDSTLQVTVNPSSLKVIIP